A single region of the Armatimonadota bacterium genome encodes:
- the dnaB gene encoding replicative DNA helicase produces the protein MSDLLRALPHNLDAEIATLGSMMIDGTAIERVSEFLAPDDFYREAHRVIYDALIALSSRNEPVDLVTLSEELQRRGKLEEVGGIAYLTTLLDSVPSAANVDYYAEIVEEYAIRRRLIEAAQEIIRLAAVSDNEEEPLTINHITDMAESAIYRVARRRLRKGFESIRPLLSEVFDRFDAFYHERKLVTGLSTGFRELDYITAGLQKSDLVIIAARPSMGKTSLCLNIGEHVALHEGKTVAIFSLEMSKEQLVQRMICSQAEVNAHRLRLGMLPDTAWQRLAKAVQDLWNAKIFIDDTPDISVLEMRAKCRRLRAEHDLDLVIVDYLQLMRSHRRSENRTQEISDIARALKGLAREMDVPIIALSQLSRAVEHRENKRPMLSDLRESGSIEAEADVVAFIYRPEYYAMKDAVSSEEVEGGTMPREEGRIEEAEIIIAKQRNGPTGTVRVGFKPDYARFVPLERHREE, from the coding sequence ATGAGCGATCTGCTGCGTGCCCTGCCGCACAATCTGGATGCGGAGATAGCCACGCTGGGCTCGATGATGATAGACGGCACAGCCATCGAGCGCGTGAGTGAGTTTCTGGCACCCGACGATTTTTATCGGGAAGCGCACCGGGTGATTTACGATGCTCTGATTGCCCTTTCCAGCCGCAACGAGCCGGTAGACCTGGTCACCCTCAGCGAGGAGCTGCAACGACGTGGAAAACTGGAGGAGGTCGGAGGCATCGCCTATCTGACCACTCTCCTGGACAGCGTGCCCAGCGCAGCAAACGTGGACTACTATGCCGAGATTGTGGAGGAGTATGCGATCCGCCGGCGGTTGATTGAAGCCGCGCAGGAGATTATCCGTCTGGCAGCGGTTAGCGACAACGAAGAGGAGCCTCTCACCATCAATCATATCACCGACATGGCGGAGAGTGCCATCTATCGGGTAGCACGAAGGCGCCTGCGCAAGGGGTTTGAGAGCATTCGTCCTCTGCTCAGCGAGGTCTTCGACCGTTTCGATGCCTTCTACCATGAGCGCAAGCTGGTGACAGGCTTGAGCACTGGCTTTCGCGAACTGGACTATATCACTGCCGGGCTGCAGAAGTCGGATCTGGTGATTATTGCGGCGCGTCCCAGCATGGGCAAGACCAGTTTATGCCTGAACATCGGCGAGCATGTTGCCCTGCATGAGGGGAAAACCGTGGCTATCTTCAGCCTCGAGATGTCCAAAGAGCAGCTGGTACAGCGTATGATTTGCTCGCAGGCGGAGGTCAATGCCCACCGTCTGCGTCTGGGTATGTTGCCCGATACCGCCTGGCAACGGCTCGCCAAAGCGGTGCAGGACCTCTGGAACGCCAAGATATTCATCGACGACACCCCGGACATCTCCGTGCTGGAGATGCGGGCGAAATGCCGGCGCTTGCGTGCCGAGCACGACCTGGATCTGGTCATTGTGGACTATCTGCAGCTCATGCGCAGTCACCGGCGTTCCGAGAACCGCACCCAGGAGATTTCAGACATCGCCCGTGCCTTGAAGGGTCTGGCGCGTGAGATGGATGTGCCCATTATTGCCCTGTCGCAACTTTCCCGTGCCGTGGAGCATCGCGAGAACAAACGCCCCATGCTTTCCGATTTGCGAGAGAGTGGTTCCATCGAGGCAGAGGCAGATGTGGTGGCGTTTATCTATCGCCCCGAGTACTATGCGATGAAGGATGCGGTGTCTTCCGAAGAGGTCGAGGGGGGGACCATGCCGCGTGAAGAGGGGCGGATAGAGGAAGCAGAGATTATCATTGCCAAACAGCGAAACGGCCCAACGGGCACCGTGCGCGTCGGCTTCAAACCCGATTATGCGCGGTTTGTCCCGCTGGAGCGACATCGGGAGGAGTGA
- the hisS gene encoding histidine--tRNA ligase: protein MRYQRPRGTNDILPDETPLWNRVEETFRTLCRRYGYHEIRTPIFEDTDLFTRSMGEHTDVVSKEMYTFTDRGGRSVTLKPEGTAPVVRAYVENNLAAQGGVSKLYYITPIFRYERPQAGRYRQAHQLGVEAIGSQHPALDAEIIALAMHFYQELGISRLSLVLNSVGCPVCRPVYRERLREFARPFVHELCEACQTRYELNPLRMLDCKREKCRTLLHDAPDILDSLCEECRTHFDALRPYLDALGIRYVVDKHLVRGFDYYTKTAFEIVSDALGAQNALGGGGRYDGLVEEIGGPPTPGIGFALGIERAIIVLKELGLAEAKRETVDVFVAALGEEATLPALQILQQLRQAGISAETDYQRRSLKGQMKLADRLGCRMTLMLGEDELKQGVVTLRDMVTKEQRTVELETAVATVQQMLNRA, encoded by the coding sequence ATGCGGTACCAGCGCCCGCGCGGCACCAACGACATCCTGCCCGATGAAACCCCACTCTGGAACCGTGTGGAGGAGACCTTCCGCACGCTGTGCCGACGCTACGGATACCACGAAATCCGTACCCCTATCTTTGAGGATACCGACCTGTTCACCCGAAGCATGGGCGAGCATACCGACGTGGTGAGCAAAGAGATGTACACCTTCACCGACCGCGGCGGGCGCAGCGTCACCTTGAAGCCAGAAGGAACTGCTCCGGTGGTGCGGGCGTACGTGGAGAACAACCTCGCCGCGCAGGGCGGGGTCAGCAAGCTTTACTATATCACCCCTATCTTTCGCTACGAGCGTCCCCAGGCAGGGCGCTACCGCCAGGCGCACCAGCTGGGCGTGGAAGCCATCGGCTCGCAACATCCCGCGCTCGATGCGGAGATTATCGCGCTGGCAATGCATTTCTATCAGGAGCTGGGCATCTCGCGCCTGTCACTGGTGCTCAACTCGGTGGGATGCCCGGTGTGCCGCCCGGTGTACCGCGAACGGCTGCGTGAGTTCGCTCGTCCCTTTGTGCACGAGCTCTGCGAGGCATGCCAGACACGCTACGAGCTGAACCCCCTGCGGATGCTGGACTGCAAGCGCGAAAAGTGCCGCACCCTGCTGCACGACGCGCCCGACATCCTCGACAGCCTGTGTGAGGAGTGCCGAACGCACTTTGACGCCTTACGCCCCTATCTGGATGCGCTGGGCATCCGTTACGTGGTGGATAAGCATCTGGTGCGCGGCTTTGACTACTACACCAAAACCGCCTTCGAAATCGTCAGCGATGCACTGGGCGCACAGAACGCGCTGGGTGGCGGCGGGCGTTATGATGGGCTGGTGGAGGAAATAGGCGGTCCTCCTACCCCCGGCATCGGCTTCGCGCTCGGTATTGAGCGAGCAATCATCGTGCTGAAAGAGCTGGGGCTGGCGGAGGCGAAACGCGAGACGGTGGACGTGTTCGTCGCCGCGCTGGGCGAGGAAGCGACACTGCCCGCTCTGCAGATATTGCAGCAGTTGCGTCAGGCTGGCATCTCCGCCGAAACCGACTACCAGCGTCGCAGCCTGAAGGGACAGATGAAGCTCGCCGACCGTCTGGGATGCCGCATGACGCTGATGCTGGGCGAGGACGAGCTGAAGCAAGGAGTGGTTACCCTGCGCGATATGGTCACGAAGGAACAGCGCACGGTGGAGTTGGAAACAGCGGTAGCGACGGTGCAGCAGATGTTGAACAGGGCTTGA
- a CDS encoding ABC transporter ATP-binding protein: MREQPGAPAVVRVNEVWYGVDSRWVLQGVSLEVYAGEVFAIMGPSGCGKTTLLKLIGGLLRPQKGEIWVGDREISRLSEAKLTPVRKQVGMVFQYAALFDSLTVYDNVAFGVRRHITRREREVAEIVREKLAMVGMAGTEHLYPAQLSGGMQKRVGLARALAMNPSIVLYDEPTAGLDPIMAETIDTLIVDTTRRLQVTALVVSHDLTSVFHIADRIAMLHEGRIITCGSPDEVRADAHPVVRRFLRAGGIVPSAETESAQEPNR, from the coding sequence ATGAGAGAGCAACCGGGTGCCCCAGCTGTGGTGCGGGTGAACGAGGTCTGGTACGGCGTAGACTCGCGATGGGTGTTGCAGGGCGTTTCTCTGGAGGTGTACGCCGGAGAGGTGTTTGCTATCATGGGTCCCTCCGGCTGTGGCAAGACGACGTTGCTGAAGCTGATCGGTGGCTTGCTCCGTCCGCAAAAAGGAGAGATATGGGTTGGCGATAGAGAGATCTCTCGCCTGTCGGAAGCGAAGCTGACCCCTGTGCGCAAGCAGGTCGGAATGGTATTCCAGTATGCTGCGCTGTTCGACTCGTTGACAGTGTACGATAACGTGGCGTTTGGGGTGCGTCGTCATATCACCCGGCGTGAACGAGAGGTGGCGGAGATCGTGCGCGAGAAGCTGGCGATGGTGGGCATGGCAGGCACAGAGCATCTGTATCCGGCGCAGCTATCGGGCGGAATGCAGAAGCGGGTGGGGCTGGCACGTGCGCTAGCAATGAACCCGAGTATTGTGCTGTATGATGAACCGACCGCTGGCTTGGACCCGATTATGGCGGAGACCATCGATACACTGATAGTAGACACTACGCGGAGGCTACAGGTGACCGCGCTGGTGGTGTCGCATGACCTGACCAGCGTGTTCCACATCGCAGACAGGATAGCGATGCTACACGAGGGGCGGATTATTACCTGTGGCTCGCCAGACGAGGTGCGTGCAGATGCTCATCCGGTCGTGCGTCGCTTCTTGCGAGCGGGCGGTATTGTACCAAGCGCCGAAACCGAAAGTGCTCAGGAGCCGAACCGATGA
- the ycf63 gene encoding ABC transporter permease, with the protein MMHTRLPVYRPWNIFAEQATQLVLFVGDIGILLAQALGFVFRGRWEARETVTQMAMIGAQAVPMVVITSGFTGAVLALYSAKLMLQFGVGSLAGGAVALAMARELGPVVTGVVVAARSASAIAAEIGSMKVTEQVDALRALAVPPVQYLVVPRLIACLTMLPALGILAFVMGTFGGYAVAVPIGVSPTSYLLGVRELVDTYDVFAGLLKTVVFGAIIALVGCRAGLRTEGGAAAVGQATTNSVVVAVLLIYVANFFLAYLLFGGR; encoded by the coding sequence ATGATGCACACACGGCTACCAGTGTATCGTCCGTGGAATATCTTCGCCGAGCAAGCCACCCAGCTGGTGCTGTTTGTGGGCGATATTGGCATTCTGCTGGCACAGGCGCTGGGTTTTGTGTTTCGTGGTCGCTGGGAGGCACGCGAAACGGTGACGCAGATGGCGATGATCGGGGCGCAGGCAGTGCCTATGGTGGTCATCACCAGCGGGTTTACCGGTGCGGTGCTAGCGTTGTACTCGGCGAAGCTCATGCTGCAGTTTGGGGTAGGGTCGCTGGCTGGTGGCGCGGTGGCGCTGGCGATGGCGCGTGAGCTGGGTCCCGTGGTGACGGGCGTGGTAGTCGCGGCGCGGTCTGCCTCGGCGATTGCGGCGGAAATCGGTAGCATGAAGGTGACGGAGCAGGTGGACGCTTTGCGCGCGCTTGCTGTGCCTCCGGTGCAGTATCTGGTGGTACCGCGTCTGATAGCCTGTCTGACCATGCTGCCCGCGCTGGGGATACTGGCTTTCGTGATGGGCACGTTCGGGGGATACGCGGTAGCGGTGCCCATCGGTGTGTCGCCGACCTCTTATTTGCTGGGTGTTCGGGAACTGGTGGATACCTATGATGTGTTCGCAGGGCTTTTGAAGACGGTGGTGTTTGGAGCGATTATCGCGCTGGTCGGCTGTCGGGCAGGACTAAGGACGGAAGGAGGTGCGGCGGCAGTGGGGCAGGCAACAACGAACAGTGTGGTGGTAGCGGTATTGCTGATCTATGTAGCCAACTTCTTCCTGGCATATCTGCTTTTTGGCGGGCGATGA
- a CDS encoding 2-oxoglutarate dehydrogenase E1 component, protein MHPSGSDNIWLRFSPLNLAYLAEVYELYQHNPQQVPPAIRNLFQKYGSPPLVAEVAVPQKAAPSWRQIAGAASLARAIRAYGHRAARIDPLGTEPPGDASLLPESHGITEHDLRFLPADVIGGVLSEGAPDAFTVIQRMREVYQGTLGYEFEHLEKAEERDWWEQAVESRRYAPPNDPINEMGLLQRLTEVGALERFLHRAFPGHIRFSLEGLGMMIPMLDELIGAAAEAGTRYIMLGMAHRGRLNVLAHILGKPYEQIIAEFLGVYQSPGVSYSGSSDEGWTGDVKYHLGARRAYQGGEQVSMEVYLAPNPSHLEWVNPVVEGMTRSCGEKRDRPGAPEQDERISLAVLIHGDAAFPAQGIVAETLNLYRLPGYRTGGTIHLIANNQIGFTTLPQHGRSTDYASDLAKGFDLPVIHVNADDPEACLTAVRLAHAYRERFLKDVIIDLVGYRRWGHNENDEPTFTQPQVYARIAQHPTVRELWVRRLVQKGVVTQQEADRMLQEAIEHLHALRRKVAEEIELHVHTHLAGLEAGGERGGLGSLEAEESLDTAIELSLLQKLNAEITHIPDGFHLHPKLQRPFARRREVFTSEGKLDWAHAEALAFASILAEGTPIRLTGQDVTRGTFSQRHLVLHDVQTGQPYNLLQNLPSAKASFEVWDSPLSEAAVLGFEYGYSVQAADALVLWEAQYGDFSNSAQVIIDQFIVSGRSKWGQRSGLVLLLPHGYEGQGPEHSSARLERFLQLAAENNIIVANCSTPAQYFHILRRQAKLLRRDPRPLVLLTPKSLLRHPLAVSAPQELALGRFYHLIHEKRSPREAKRVKRLLFCSGKVYYDLLATGRLDPDSPQYEPRVAVARLEQFYPFPAAEVEAVVAHYPNLQEVTWLQEEPRNMGAWTFVAPRLRDILGNRLPLHYIGRTRMASPAEGTQEWHQQAQAQIVAAAFEPLGEQVHATPKS, encoded by the coding sequence ATGCACCCATCTGGAAGCGATAACATCTGGCTGCGGTTTTCTCCGTTGAATCTTGCCTATCTGGCGGAGGTCTACGAACTTTATCAGCACAATCCTCAACAGGTTCCTCCTGCCATTCGTAATCTCTTCCAGAAATACGGTTCGCCACCGCTTGTTGCGGAGGTTGCCGTCCCGCAGAAAGCAGCACCCAGCTGGAGGCAAATTGCTGGAGCAGCATCGCTAGCGCGGGCGATACGGGCTTACGGTCATCGTGCGGCTCGGATAGACCCGCTGGGAACTGAGCCTCCTGGAGACGCCTCCCTTCTCCCTGAGTCACATGGTATTACCGAGCACGACCTGCGCTTCCTACCCGCCGATGTCATCGGCGGTGTGCTCAGTGAAGGTGCACCGGATGCCTTCACGGTCATCCAGAGAATGCGCGAGGTGTATCAGGGCACGCTCGGTTATGAGTTCGAGCATCTGGAAAAGGCGGAGGAGCGCGATTGGTGGGAGCAGGCTGTGGAGTCCCGGCGATATGCTCCCCCCAACGACCCGATCAACGAGATGGGGCTCCTGCAACGCTTGACCGAAGTAGGGGCGTTAGAACGCTTCCTGCACCGGGCGTTTCCGGGGCACATCCGCTTCTCCCTAGAAGGCCTGGGCATGATGATACCCATGCTGGATGAGCTCATCGGCGCGGCAGCAGAGGCTGGCACTCGCTACATTATGCTGGGCATGGCACACCGTGGCAGGTTGAACGTGCTGGCACATATTCTGGGTAAACCCTATGAACAAATTATCGCCGAGTTTCTGGGCGTGTACCAGTCTCCAGGAGTCTCTTACAGCGGCAGCAGCGACGAGGGCTGGACGGGCGACGTCAAATATCATCTGGGCGCGCGCCGAGCATATCAGGGCGGCGAACAGGTCAGCATGGAGGTTTACCTCGCCCCAAACCCCAGCCATCTGGAGTGGGTGAACCCCGTCGTAGAAGGGATGACCCGCTCCTGCGGTGAAAAGCGCGACCGGCCGGGCGCACCGGAACAGGACGAGCGCATCTCTCTGGCGGTGCTGATACATGGCGATGCGGCGTTCCCAGCACAGGGCATCGTGGCGGAAACGCTCAACCTATACCGCCTGCCCGGCTACCGCACGGGAGGCACCATCCACCTCATCGCGAACAACCAGATCGGCTTCACCACGTTGCCTCAACACGGTCGTTCGACCGACTATGCGAGCGACCTTGCCAAGGGCTTCGACTTGCCTGTCATCCACGTCAACGCCGACGATCCCGAAGCCTGCCTCACCGCTGTTCGCCTCGCGCATGCCTACCGCGAGCGATTCCTCAAAGATGTGATCATCGACCTGGTGGGTTATCGGCGGTGGGGACACAATGAGAACGACGAACCCACCTTTACCCAGCCGCAGGTGTACGCACGTATTGCTCAGCATCCCACTGTGCGTGAACTGTGGGTGCGCCGCCTGGTGCAGAAGGGAGTGGTCACTCAGCAGGAAGCAGACAGGATGCTGCAAGAGGCGATAGAACACCTGCACGCCCTGCGACGCAAGGTGGCGGAGGAAATCGAGCTGCACGTTCATACACATCTAGCCGGGCTGGAAGCTGGGGGCGAGCGTGGTGGGCTGGGCAGCCTCGAAGCGGAGGAAAGCCTCGACACCGCCATAGAGCTTTCCCTGCTGCAAAAGCTGAACGCCGAAATAACCCATATCCCTGACGGTTTCCACCTGCATCCCAAATTGCAACGCCCCTTTGCCCGGCGGCGCGAGGTGTTTACTTCCGAGGGCAAACTGGACTGGGCACACGCAGAAGCACTTGCCTTTGCCTCCATCCTCGCGGAAGGCACGCCGATCCGTCTCACCGGACAGGACGTCACCCGCGGAACCTTCAGCCAGCGCCACCTGGTGCTGCACGATGTGCAGACCGGGCAACCCTACAACCTGCTACAGAACCTGCCTTCCGCCAAAGCATCCTTTGAAGTGTGGGACAGCCCCCTTTCCGAGGCGGCGGTGCTGGGCTTCGAGTACGGTTACAGCGTGCAGGCTGCGGATGCGCTGGTGCTATGGGAAGCGCAGTATGGAGATTTCTCCAATTCCGCGCAGGTGATTATCGACCAGTTTATCGTGTCCGGGCGTTCCAAATGGGGACAGCGTAGCGGTCTGGTACTGCTCCTGCCGCACGGTTACGAAGGGCAAGGACCAGAACACTCCAGCGCACGCCTGGAGCGGTTCCTGCAACTGGCAGCAGAGAACAATATCATCGTCGCCAACTGCTCCACACCCGCACAGTATTTCCATATCCTGAGACGACAGGCAAAGCTGCTTCGAAGAGACCCTCGCCCACTGGTGTTGCTCACGCCCAAGAGCCTGTTGCGCCACCCTCTCGCGGTCTCCGCACCTCAGGAGCTGGCGCTGGGACGTTTCTATCATCTTATCCATGAGAAACGCTCCCCTCGTGAGGCAAAGCGCGTCAAAAGGCTTCTTTTCTGTAGTGGTAAAGTCTACTACGACCTGCTGGCGACAGGCAGGCTCGACCCCGATTCGCCACAGTACGAGCCGCGGGTCGCCGTAGCGCGTCTGGAGCAGTTCTATCCGTTCCCTGCCGCAGAGGTAGAAGCGGTAGTGGCACACTACCCCAACCTGCAGGAAGTAACATGGTTGCAGGAAGAGCCTCGCAATATGGGAGCGTGGACATTTGTGGCGCCTCGCCTGCGGGATATTCTGGGCAATCGCTTGCCCCTGCATTACATAGGACGAACGCGCATGGCAAGCCCCGCAGAAGGCACGCAGGAATGGCACCAGCAGGCGCAGGCGCAGATTGTCGCCGCTGCTTTTGAACCGCTGGGTGAACAGGTGCACGCAACACCCAAATCGTGA
- a CDS encoding HicB family protein: MLTRYIQKAMGQAHYELLPEDKLYYGEIPGFDGVWATGATLEACRQELQEVLEEWILLRVARHLPLPSAGDISLQLSGVS, from the coding sequence ATGTTAACACGATACATCCAAAAAGCGATGGGGCAGGCTCATTACGAACTATTACCGGAAGACAAGCTATACTACGGCGAAATCCCGGGCTTCGACGGAGTTTGGGCGACGGGAGCAACGTTAGAGGCGTGTCGTCAGGAGCTGCAGGAAGTGCTGGAGGAATGGATATTGTTAAGGGTTGCTCGCCACCTGCCTCTTCCTTCCGCTGGAGACATCAGTTTGCAGCTGTCTGGGGTTAGTTGA
- the sucB gene encoding dihydrolipoyllysine-residue succinyltransferase component of 2-oxoglutarate dehydrogenase complex, which translates to MPLEIRVPMLAESVLEATVGRWLKREGDRVSVGEPLVELETDKVNAEVPADAGGVLHQILRREGEVVRPGEVLGLLNEVEETATTAPSPAPEKEEEGRATPIARKMAEELGIDLRELRGTGPGGRVTKEDVQAAARWKQQVEESLRERVAEPAPPSHSEEPSAAPALAAPTAPRAETRQRLSRRRLTIARRLVEAQHTAAMLTTFNEIDMSAVMALRAKWKERFQQQYGVTLGFMPFFVKAVIGALREFPQLNAELQGDELVLKHYYDIGIAIGDPEGLVVPVLRDADKMNFAQIEKAIAQFVEKARNHTLTLEELQGGTFTITNGGVFGSLLSTPILNPPQVGILGMHRIQERPVVVEGQIVIRPMMYVALSYDHRVVDGREAVLFLVRVKQLVEDPERLLLEG; encoded by the coding sequence ATGCCTTTAGAGATTCGCGTGCCGATGCTGGCAGAGTCAGTGCTGGAAGCAACCGTCGGACGATGGCTGAAGCGAGAAGGGGACCGAGTATCGGTGGGAGAGCCGCTGGTGGAGCTGGAGACCGACAAGGTGAACGCGGAAGTGCCTGCGGATGCAGGAGGTGTGCTACATCAGATTCTGCGCCGGGAAGGCGAGGTGGTGCGTCCCGGCGAGGTGCTTGGGCTTCTGAACGAAGTAGAGGAAACGGCGACAACTGCCCCCTCGCCAGCACCGGAGAAGGAAGAAGAGGGACGAGCAACTCCCATTGCCCGCAAAATGGCGGAGGAACTGGGCATCGATTTACGCGAACTGCGCGGCACCGGACCCGGCGGCAGGGTGACCAAAGAGGATGTGCAGGCTGCCGCTCGCTGGAAGCAGCAGGTGGAGGAGAGCCTCCGTGAGCGTGTGGCGGAACCTGCACCGCCGTCCCACAGCGAAGAACCTTCAGCTGCCCCTGCTCTTGCTGCGCCGACCGCTCCCCGTGCGGAGACGCGCCAAAGGCTATCACGTCGTCGTCTCACAATCGCTCGCCGCCTGGTGGAGGCACAACATACCGCCGCCATGCTCACCACCTTCAACGAGATAGATATGAGCGCGGTGATGGCACTGCGCGCGAAGTGGAAAGAGCGTTTCCAGCAGCAGTATGGCGTGACCCTAGGGTTCATGCCCTTCTTCGTCAAGGCGGTTATCGGCGCACTGCGCGAGTTCCCTCAGCTGAACGCCGAACTGCAGGGCGATGAGCTGGTGCTGAAGCATTATTACGACATCGGTATCGCCATCGGTGACCCGGAGGGTCTGGTGGTGCCGGTGCTACGCGACGCGGATAAGATGAACTTCGCGCAGATAGAAAAGGCTATCGCGCAGTTTGTGGAGAAGGCACGCAACCACACGCTTACCTTAGAGGAACTGCAAGGCGGCACATTCACTATCACCAACGGCGGGGTGTTCGGTTCCCTGCTCTCCACACCCATACTGAACCCGCCGCAGGTGGGCATTCTGGGCATGCACCGCATTCAGGAGCGTCCCGTGGTCGTAGAGGGGCAAATCGTTATCCGCCCGATGATGTACGTTGCGCTGAGCTATGACCACCGGGTAGTGGATGGCCGTGAGGCGGTGCTGTTCTTGGTGCGTGTGAAACAGCTGGTGGAAGACCCGGAAAGGCTGCTGCTGGAGGGATAG
- a CDS encoding ABC transporter ATP-binding protein encodes MQTPWAICTEGLTKIYVSRKQKHIAVHDLSLQIIDGETVGFLGANGAGKTTTIKMLLHFITPTRGRAWLYGVPCEEPRARQKVGYMPEQPYFPRYLTPRELLSAHAALAGVPAKEAKHRVEVALEMARADAFAHRPIGKLSKGMTQRVALAQALVGDPQLLILDEPASGLDPVSRVEMRNVLQALKEHGKTIFLSSHHLSEVELICDRVAIIHQGQLLAFGTPEELTQQTDRYVLVAQNVPPETERILRGFCTSIHHEGAQVVAVTSEARVYEVTRLLAEANARLISLVQQRETLEEAFLRIVQSAPATILIEKAA; translated from the coding sequence ATGCAAACGCCGTGGGCTATTTGCACTGAAGGTTTGACCAAGATATACGTATCGCGCAAGCAGAAGCATATCGCTGTGCATGACCTCAGCCTGCAGATTATAGACGGCGAGACGGTCGGTTTTCTGGGAGCAAACGGCGCGGGAAAAACCACTACCATCAAAATGCTACTGCACTTTATCACGCCGACACGAGGACGAGCCTGGCTGTACGGTGTACCCTGCGAAGAACCACGCGCCCGTCAAAAAGTGGGCTACATGCCCGAACAGCCCTATTTCCCGCGTTATCTCACACCGCGCGAGTTGCTCTCTGCCCACGCCGCACTGGCAGGCGTCCCGGCGAAAGAGGCAAAGCATCGGGTGGAAGTCGCTCTGGAGATGGCTCGCGCGGATGCCTTCGCACATCGCCCCATCGGCAAGCTGTCCAAGGGCATGACGCAACGGGTAGCTCTGGCTCAGGCACTGGTCGGCGACCCGCAACTGCTCATTCTGGATGAGCCTGCCTCGGGGTTAGACCCTGTGTCACGGGTGGAAATGCGCAATGTTCTGCAGGCGCTGAAAGAACACGGCAAGACCATCTTCCTCAGCTCGCACCATCTGAGCGAGGTAGAACTCATCTGCGACCGCGTGGCCATTATTCACCAGGGGCAACTGCTTGCTTTCGGCACACCGGAAGAGCTCACTCAGCAAACCGACCGATACGTCCTTGTCGCCCAGAATGTGCCCCCAGAAACCGAGCGGATTCTGCGAGGCTTCTGCACGAGCATCCATCACGAGGGCGCACAGGTGGTCGCCGTGACCAGCGAAGCGCGGGTGTACGAGGTCACCCGACTGCTCGCTGAAGCGAACGCCCGGCTCATCAGCCTTGTTCAGCAACGCGAGACTCTGGAAGAGGCGTTCCTGCGCATTGTGCAGAGCGCACCAGCTACCATCCTTATCGAAAAGGCGGCATAG
- a CDS encoding orotate phosphoribosyltransferase gives MFSDTLSPETILHIFRECGAVLHGHFRLSSGKHSDTYFEKFQVLQHPHYVQQLCGELAKRFREEQIDVVVGPTTGGVIIAYEVARQLGTRAVYAEREGDKRVLRRGFTLREGERVLVVDDILTTGGSVREVLQMLEPYRVQLVGVGILVDRTGGQVDLGVRTETLLQLRVEAWQPEECPLCQRSEPITEPGSRFMQH, from the coding sequence ATGTTCTCCGACACCTTGTCTCCCGAAACGATTCTGCACATCTTCCGCGAGTGCGGTGCGGTGCTGCATGGGCACTTTCGGCTCAGCTCGGGAAAGCACAGCGATACCTACTTCGAAAAGTTTCAGGTGCTGCAGCACCCCCACTATGTGCAACAGCTGTGCGGCGAGCTGGCGAAGCGCTTCCGTGAAGAGCAGATCGACGTCGTAGTAGGTCCCACCACGGGCGGCGTCATCATCGCTTATGAGGTGGCTCGACAGCTGGGCACGCGGGCGGTGTACGCCGAACGTGAGGGCGACAAGCGCGTGCTACGTCGGGGCTTTACCCTGCGCGAGGGCGAGCGCGTGCTGGTGGTGGATGACATCCTCACCACAGGCGGCTCGGTGCGCGAGGTACTGCAGATGCTGGAGCCGTACCGCGTGCAGCTGGTGGGCGTGGGCATTCTGGTAGACCGCACCGGCGGACAGGTAGACCTCGGCGTGCGCACCGAAACCCTGCTGCAACTGAGAGTGGAGGCGTGGCAGCCTGAAGAGTGTCCTCTCTGCCAGCGCAGCGAGCCCATTACCGAGCCGGGTAGCCGGTTTATGCAACACTAA
- the rplI gene encoding 50S ribosomal protein L9, producing the protein MAMKVILTQNVPSLGKQGEVVNVSEGYARNYLFPRGLAIAADKGAMKNVELRQRQEAMRAEKAAQEAKQIADVLRGKTITVKAHVGKGTTKLFGAVTAQHIADAIAQQHHVKVDKRKIALIEPIKSLGEYEVALHLHHDVHLTLKVEVVPQEASA; encoded by the coding sequence ATGGCGATGAAGGTGATACTCACGCAGAATGTGCCCTCACTGGGTAAGCAGGGCGAGGTCGTGAATGTTTCCGAGGGGTATGCGCGGAACTACCTGTTCCCGCGTGGGCTGGCGATTGCGGCGGACAAAGGCGCGATGAAGAACGTGGAACTGCGCCAGCGACAGGAAGCGATGCGCGCTGAGAAAGCGGCTCAGGAAGCGAAGCAGATAGCCGATGTGCTGCGGGGGAAGACGATCACGGTGAAAGCTCATGTCGGCAAAGGAACCACCAAGCTATTTGGTGCGGTGACTGCACAGCATATTGCAGATGCCATCGCCCAACAGCATCATGTGAAAGTAGACAAGCGCAAAATCGCTTTGATCGAGCCGATCAAGTCGCTGGGAGAGTATGAGGTTGCGCTGCACCTTCACCATGATGTCCATCTGACGCTGAAGGTGGAGGTCGTGCCTCAAGAGGCTTCCGCATAG